One window of the Hippoglossus hippoglossus isolate fHipHip1 chromosome 9, fHipHip1.pri, whole genome shotgun sequence genome contains the following:
- the si:ch1073-459j12.1 gene encoding inactive carboxypeptidase-like protein X2 isoform X1: MKSQTVVVSVALLALCCLLIPRGGESAGGIVSLRQAEGGRQAGDHLPNESLDDPEKEQGLAEDPSPLGSRSKARRDTEEAAQTDVAGRVRRAPEEGKKKKKDKKKKKEPKDPNATRKPKTDKKGKKKDKKTTTTLPPTTTLPPTTTAIPTEPEPEPYTDYSYPDTDNDYWKPEDDYWEAETTQPEIPTTDLPYDDWKPDEGDPTAPVIDGYDDYWKPEEKDLSTPAPDAYDDYYKPEAKDPSTPTPDIYDDYWKPDGKELSTQTPDVYDDYWTPDEKEPYNPVTDTYDTNWKEVDPTPPAPEVDGKAGTDDNDYWDATFEVPDNLPFPDGKEVSPEIVVETLTEEPTATLPYEGTWYDEYDEYGMRRKEDETDDKWVEKEREKAKKERAREERERAQKLKEAEERARNRPRVYKEPKKCPPLGLESHRIEPDQLLASSMSEYSFGPSRARLNMQGSDDEDNIRGGAWCANSEDRIHWFEIDARKDTEFTGVITQGRDSRNESDYVTSYFLAFSNDSREWTTIHDGYADWLFFANSDKDTPVMNQLAEPVVARYIRIIPQSWNGSLCMRLEVLGCPQLDPADAQIRQNEVTPVDYLKFKHHSYSEMVALMKSVNEECPNITNIYSLGRSSKGLEIMAIVISSNPTEHEIGEPEFRFTAGLHGNEATGREMLLLLMQYLCKEYKDRNPRVQRLVEGIRIHLVPSLNPDGQKEAFEAGSELSGVTTGHFTEDGFDIFQNFPDLNGILWDAEDKGMVPKLTPNHHVPIPEGFETNTSIAVETRAIISWMKSHPFVLGANFQGGERIVAYPYDSLRLNKPAQSQKPHSRKKRQYEEEAFDVTDWGRGYQEEPEEDWRSRGYAEPEEEQRGHGYDHGQDRGYDDRGYEHGYDRGYDQGNDRGYDQGNNHGYDQGNDRGYDQGNDRGYDQGNDHGYDNRGYDHGYDNNHDNNQGFEHREEEEDDRGRSAGYQYSEPEEEARVIADESLFRWLAVSYASTHLTMTHTYHGSCQGDNAGGGHGIVNRAKWKPITGSMNDFSYLHTNCFELSIFLGCDKFPHQSDLTYEWDKNREAMLIFMEQVHRGIRGIVKDQQGNPVANATVSVEGINHDVTTASTGDYWRLLNPGEYRVTARAEGFSSVTKLCVVGYQSGATACSFNLAKSNWDRIKQIMALHGNKPIRLSYSNSRSHYTPVTNNNHRAVDSNTGNSAERRRRLKIARIRRLRQQRLLRLRSTTTAATTLPPTTTTTVPTTPETTTSWYESWNTMEGQSSTPGGFTDSILDYNYEYKIDDY; this comes from the exons ATGAAAAGCCAGACTGTGGTGGTGTCAGTGGCTCTGCTGGCCCTGTGCTGCCTGTTGATACCCAGAGGAGGGGAGAGTGCTGGGGGGATAGTTTCTCTCCGGCAGGCTGAAGGGGGCCGGCAGGCAGGGGATCACCTGCCAAATGAGTCCCTGGATGATCCAGAAAAAGAGCAGGGACTTGCAGAGGACCCCAGCCCACTAGGAAGCCGCAGCAAGGCcagaagagacacagaggaggctgCACAGACAG ATGTTGCGGGCAGAGTGAGGCGAGCACCCGAGGAAggcaaaaagaagaagaaggacaagaagaagaaaaaagagccGAAGGACCCCAACGCCACCAGAAAGCCCAAAACTGACAAGAAGGgaaagaagaaggacaagaagaCGACCACAACTCTACCACCGACCACAACTCTACCACCGACCACAACAG CCATCCCGACGGAGCCGGAGCCGGAGCCGTACACAGACTACTCCTATCCTGATACTG aCAATGATTACTGGAAACCGGAAGATGACTACTGGGAGGCTGAGACAACGCAGCCAGAGATTCCCACCACAGACCTTCCGTATGACGACTGGAAGCCGGACGAGGGAGACCCTACCGCCCCTGTGATAGACGGCTACGATGACTACTGGAAACCAGAGGAGAAAGATCTGTCCACGCCAGCGCCCGACGCCTACGATGATTACTACAAACCAGAGGCGAAAGATCCGTCCACCCCAACTCCCGATATCTATGATGACTACTGGAAACCTGACGGGAAAGAGCTGTCCACTCAAACGCCTGACGTCTACGATGACTATTGGACACCAGATGAGAAAGAACCATACAATCCTGTGACTGATACCTATGATACCAACTGGAAAGAGGTGGATCCAACACCCCCTGCCCCTGAGGTTGATGGGAAGGCTGGGACAGATGACAATGATTACTGGGATGCCACAT TTGAGGTGCCAGACAATCTTCCATTCCCTGACGGTAAAGAGGTCAGCCCTGAAATCGTAGTGGAAACTCTAACAG aGGAGCCCACAGCCACTCTTCCCTATGAGGGGACGTGGTATGATGAATACGACGAATATGGAATGa GGAGAAAAGAAGACGAGACAGACGATAAATgggtggagaaggagagagagaaagcaaagaaggagagagcgagggaagaGAGAG AGAGAGCACAGAAGCTGAAGGAGGCCGAGGAGCGGGCCAGGAACAGACCACGTGTCTACAAAGAGCCTAAGA AGTGTCCTCCACTGGGGCTGGAGTCCCACAGGATCGAGCCAGACCAGCTTTTAGCCTCCTCTATGTCTGAGTATAGTTTTGGACCTTCGAGAGCACGACTCAACATGCAG GGCTCTGATGATGAAGACAACATCAGAGGTGGAGCGTGGTGTGCAAACTCAGAGGACAGAATCCACTGGTTTGAGATCGATGCTCGCAAGGACACAGAGTTCACTGGAGTCATCACTCAGGGACGAGACTCCCGGAatga GAGTGACTATGTGACATCATACTTCTTAGCGTTCAGCAATGACAGCAGAGAATGGACCACCATTCATGATGGATACGCTGACTGG CTGTTCTTTGCAAATAGCGATAAGGACACTCCAGTGATGAACCAGCTGGCAGAGCCTGTGGTGGCCCGCTACATCCGGATCATCCCTCAGAGCTGGAACGGCTCTCTGTGTATGAGGCTGGAGGTCCTGGGCTGCCCACAGCTTG ATCCAGCTGATGCACAGATCAGGCAAAATGAAGTGACTCCGGTGGATTACTTGAAGTTCAAACATCACAGCTACTCAGAAATGGTTGCA CTTATGAAGTCAGTGAATGAAGAGTGTCCCAACATCACCAACATCTACAGCCTGGGCCGCAGCTCCAAGGGACTGGAAATCATGGCCATCGTCATCTCTAGCAACCCCACAGAGCACGAAATAG GTGAGCCGGAATTTCGCTTCACGGCAGGTCTCCATGGAAACGAGGCGACAGGTCGCGAgatgcttcttcttctcatgcAGTATCTGTGCAAAGAGTACAAAGACAGAAACCCCAGAGTCCAGCGGCTGGTGGAGGGAATACGCATCCACCTGGTGCCCTCGCTCAACCCTGATGGACAGAAAGAAGCTTTCGAAGCG GGATCGGAGCTGAGTGGCGTGACCACCGGACACTTCACTGAGGATGGCTTTGACATCTTCCAGAACTTCCCTGACCTGAACGGAATCCTGTGGGATGCTGAAGATAAGGGAATGGTGCCAAAACTCACCCCCAACCATCATGTGCCCATACCAGAAGGCTTCGAGACCAACACCTCG ATTGCAGTGGAAACCAGGGCCATAATCTCCTGGATGAAAAGCCATCCATTTGTGTTGGGTGCAAACTTCCAGGGCGGGGAGAGAATTGTGGCCTATCCTTATGACAGCTTACGTCTCAACAAGCCTGCCCAGAGCCAGAAACCCCACAGCCGCAAGAAGAGACA GTATGAGGAGGAAGCTTTTGATGTGACAGATTGGGGAAGGGGTTACCAAGAAGAGCCAGAGGAAGACTGGAGAAGTAGGGGATATGCAGAGccagaggaggaacagaggggTCATGGGTATGACCATGGTCAAGACCGTGGGTATGATGACCGTGGGTACGAGCATGGATACGACCGTGGTTACGATCAAGGTAACGACCGTGGATACGATCAAGGTAACAACCATGGATACGATCAAGGTAACGACCGTGGATACGATCAAGGTAACGACCGGGGATACGATCAAGGTAACGACCATGGGTATGACAACCGTGGGTACGACCACGGCtacgacaacaaccacgacaaCAACCAAGGTTTcgaacacagagaggaagaggaagatgacagAGGAAGAAGCGCTGGCTACCAGTACTCCGAGCCTGAGGAAGAGGCCCGGGTGATTGCAGACGAGTCCCTCTTCAGGTGGCTGGCTGTCTCCTACGCCTCCACACACCTGACCATGACGCACACCTACCACGGCTCCTGCCAGGGAGACAATGCTGGAGGTGGGCATGGCATTGTCAACCGGGCCAAATGGAAGCCAATCACAGGCA GTATGAATGACTTCAGCTACCTCCACACCAACTGTTTTGAGTTGTCCATATTCCTGGGCTGTGATAAGTTCCCCCATCAGAGTGACTTAACGTATGAGTGGGATAAGAACAGAGAAGCCATGCTCATCTTCATGGAGCag GTGCATCGTGGCATCAGGGGCATTGTGAAGGACCAGCAGGGGAACCCCGTTGCAAACGCCACTGTGTCTGTAGAGGGGATAAACCATGATGTCACTACAG CTTCAACTGGAGACTACTGGAGGCTGCTGAACCCAGGGGAGTACCGTGTGACAGCTCGAGCTGAGGGCTTCTCCTCTGTGACCAAACTCTGCGTGGTGGGTTACCAGTCAGGAGCAACCGCATGCAGCTTCAACCTGGCCAAGTCCAACTGGGACCGCATTAAACAG ATCATGGCCCTCCATGGCAACAAGCCAATTCGACTCAGCTACAGCAACAGCAGATCACATTATACTCCAGTTACTAATAACAACCATCGTGCGGTCGATAGCAACACTGGGAATTCGGCTGAGCGGCGAAGGAGGCTCAAAATAGCTCGTATCCGTCGCCTTCGACAACAGAGGCTATTGAGACTAAGATCGACGACAACAGCGGCAACAACGTTacccccaacaacaacaaccacagttCCCACAACGCCAGAGACCACCACATCCTGGTACGAATCGTGGAACACAATGGAGGGACAATCCTCAACGCCCGGCGGGTTCACAGACTCCATCCTGGATTATAACTACGAGTACAAAATTGATGACTattaa